One Flavobacterium sp. 90 DNA segment encodes these proteins:
- a CDS encoding (Fe-S)-binding protein: MSESLVVPTMAEMLAQGTQPEVLFWVGCAGSFDDRAKKITKAFVRILNRTNVSFAVLGTEESCTGDPAKRAGNEFLFQMQAMMNIEVLNAYEAKKIVTACPHCFNTLKNEYPELGGQYDVIHHTEFLKSLIDDGRLTVEGGQFKGKKITFHDPCYLGRANKVYEAPRDLIQKLDVELVEMKRSKANGLCCGAGGAQMFKDAEPGNKEVNVLRTEDALEVKPDIIAAGCPFCNTMLTDGIKHQEKEEQVKVMDIAELIANAQDL, encoded by the coding sequence ATGTCAGAAAGTTTAGTAGTGCCAACAATGGCTGAAATGCTAGCCCAAGGAACACAACCGGAAGTTTTATTTTGGGTTGGTTGCGCGGGAAGTTTTGATGATAGAGCAAAGAAAATTACCAAAGCATTTGTGCGAATTTTAAATCGTACCAATGTTTCATTTGCAGTATTAGGTACAGAAGAGAGTTGTACTGGAGATCCTGCAAAACGTGCCGGAAACGAGTTTTTGTTTCAAATGCAAGCCATGATGAATATCGAGGTTTTGAATGCGTATGAAGCTAAAAAAATCGTAACCGCTTGTCCGCATTGTTTTAATACTTTAAAAAACGAATATCCTGAATTAGGAGGTCAATATGATGTAATTCATCATACGGAGTTTTTAAAGTCATTAATCGACGACGGAAGATTAACTGTTGAAGGCGGACAATTTAAAGGAAAGAAAATCACTTTTCACGATCCTTGTTATTTAGGAAGAGCAAATAAAGTATACGAAGCACCAAGAGATTTGATTCAGAAATTAGACGTTGAATTAGTCGAAATGAAACGTTCTAAAGCAAATGGTTTATGTTGTGGAGCTGGTGGAGCACAAATGTTTAAAGATGCTGAGCCAGGAAACAAAGAAGTAAACGTTTTGCGTACTGAAGATGCCTTAGAAGTAAAGCCGGATATTATTGCTGCTGGTTGTCCGTTTTGTAATACCATGTTAACGGATGGTATTAAACATCAGGAAAAAGAAGAGCAAGTTAAAGTAATGGATATAGCGGAATTAATCGCTAATGCACAGGATCTTTAA
- a CDS encoding ABC transporter ATPase — MYIPFEDLPGESRIWIYQSNRKFSEEEFSEIETDLKAFVEGWAAHGTSLEASYLLKYNRFIILAVNQDVQAATGCSIDSSVEFIQSLEKKYNVDLLDKMNVTFKLGEHIAHKPLIDFKKMVKDKSVSENTIVFNNLVNNIEEFNESWEVPAADSWHSRFF, encoded by the coding sequence ATGTATATACCTTTTGAAGATTTACCTGGTGAATCCAGAATCTGGATTTATCAATCGAACAGAAAATTTTCTGAGGAAGAATTTTCTGAAATAGAAACTGACCTGAAAGCTTTCGTTGAAGGCTGGGCAGCGCACGGAACGAGTCTTGAAGCTTCATATCTATTGAAATATAACCGATTCATTATTTTGGCTGTAAATCAGGATGTGCAAGCGGCGACAGGTTGTTCTATTGATAGTTCGGTGGAGTTTATTCAGAGTTTAGAGAAAAAGTATAATGTTGATTTGTTGGATAAAATGAACGTTACTTTTAAACTAGGAGAACATATCGCGCACAAACCTCTAATTGATTTCAAGAAAATGGTTAAAGACAAATCTGTATCTGAGAATACGATTGTGTTTAATAATCTTGTAAACAATATCGAAGAATTTAATGAATCTTGGGAAGTTCCTGCTGCTGATAGTTGGCATAGCAGATTCTTCTAA
- the bshA gene encoding N-acetyl-alpha-D-glucosaminyl L-malate synthase BshA: MKIAIVCYPTFGGSGVVATELGLELARRGHEIHFITYSQPVRLALLNPNVHYHEVNVPEYPLFHYQPYELALSSKLVDMVKLYKIEVLHVHYAIPHAYAGYMAKQMLKNEGINLPMITTLHGTDITLVGNHPFYKPAVTFSINKSDYVTSVSQSLKDDTLKLFKIKNKIRVIPNFIELDKVVKDPQQPCHRYVMAKENERIITHISNFRKVKRIPDIIKIFYNIQKVMPAKLMMVGDGPEKEKAEVLCMELGIYDKVIFFGNSNEIDKILCMTDLFLLPSETESFGLAALEAMACGVPVISSNSGGLPEVNFDGISGYLSNVGDVEEMAANAIKILKDDEVLNQFKANALEVAKKFDIKNILPKYEALYQRAIDDYKSEKQQS; encoded by the coding sequence ATGAAAATAGCTATAGTTTGTTATCCGACATTTGGCGGTAGTGGCGTAGTTGCTACAGAATTAGGTCTAGAATTAGCCAGACGCGGACACGAAATCCATTTTATTACTTATAGTCAGCCGGTTAGGTTGGCACTTTTGAATCCTAATGTTCATTATCACGAAGTAAACGTTCCTGAATATCCTCTTTTTCATTATCAGCCTTATGAATTGGCTTTGTCAAGCAAATTGGTTGATATGGTAAAACTTTATAAAATTGAAGTTTTGCACGTGCATTATGCTATTCCTCACGCATATGCGGGTTATATGGCGAAGCAAATGCTGAAGAATGAAGGGATTAATCTTCCGATGATTACGACGCTTCACGGAACTGATATTACGCTGGTAGGAAATCACCCGTTTTATAAACCTGCAGTAACTTTTAGTATCAATAAATCAGATTATGTGACTTCGGTTTCACAGAGTTTGAAAGATGATACTTTGAAATTATTCAAAATCAAAAATAAGATTAGGGTTATTCCGAACTTTATCGAACTGGATAAAGTGGTTAAAGATCCGCAACAGCCATGTCATCGTTATGTAATGGCGAAGGAAAACGAGCGCATTATTACGCATATCAGTAACTTTAGAAAGGTAAAACGTATTCCGGATATTATTAAGATTTTCTATAATATCCAGAAAGTAATGCCGGCTAAATTAATGATGGTTGGTGATGGTCCTGAAAAAGAAAAAGCAGAGGTTTTGTGTATGGAATTAGGAATTTACGACAAGGTAATTTTCTTTGGAAATAGTAATGAAATCGATAAGATTTTGTGCATGACGGATTTGTTTTTGCTTCCATCAGAAACAGAAAGTTTTGGTTTGGCAGCTTTAGAAGCTATGGCTTGTGGAGTTCCGGTAATTTCGAGTAATTCAGGAGGTTTGCCAGAGGTTAATTTCGATGGAATCTCAGGATATTTGAGCAATGTTGGAGATGTTGAAGAAATGGCTGCAAATGCAATTAAAATACTGAAAGATGACGAAGTTTTGAATCAGTTTAAAGCAAATGCTCTGGAAGTTGCGAAGAAATTTGATATTAAAAATATCCTGCCTAAATATGAGGCCTTATATCAAAGAGCAATTGACGATTATAAAAGTGAAAAGCAGCAATCTTAA
- a CDS encoding protease complex subunit PrcB family protein gives MKKVISVLAVFAMVSCGVKKTTDSKVLYEVLTEQSDGGGNIKFFEILTEPNEIKMLENDPLLADKMKQTDISNSNYVILNMGEKNTGGYSIGVEKVEETDKNIIITVKENNPAADAMVMQVITYPYTVVKIHSKKDIIIK, from the coding sequence ATGAAAAAAGTAATTTCGGTTTTGGCAGTTTTTGCTATGGTTTCTTGTGGAGTAAAAAAGACAACAGATTCAAAAGTTTTGTATGAAGTTCTAACGGAACAATCTGATGGAGGAGGAAATATCAAATTTTTTGAAATTTTGACCGAACCTAACGAAATCAAAATGTTAGAAAATGATCCGCTTTTGGCTGATAAAATGAAACAGACTGATATTAGTAATTCAAATTATGTTATCCTGAATATGGGAGAAAAAAATACCGGTGGATATTCTATTGGTGTTGAAAAAGTTGAAGAAACGGATAAAAATATTATTATTACAGTAAAAGAAAATAATCCTGCTGCAGACGCAATGGTGATGCAAGTGATTACATATCCTTATACAGTTGTGAAAATTCATTCTAAAAAAGATATTATTATAAAATAG
- a CDS encoding UDP-2,3-diacylglucosamine diphosphatase has translation MKKRNVELVILSDVHLGTYGSHAKELNNYLSSIKPKTLVLNGDIIDAWQFRKSYFPKAHLRVIQRIIGMASKGTKVYYITGNHDEILRKFSDMNMGNFALVDKLVLELDDKKAWIFHGDVFDASVQHSKWIAKLGGLGYDYLILTNRFANWCLAKLGREPYSFSKKIKASVKKAVKFISDFETTATDLAIEKNYDYVICGHIHEPKIITKENKHGSTLYLNSGDWVENLTALEYHKKRWKLYSYAESNFTEEENLFEMEDILSSQLISSIILNK, from the coding sequence TTGAAAAAACGAAATGTTGAATTGGTCATCCTGTCAGATGTCCATTTGGGAACTTACGGAAGTCACGCTAAAGAACTAAACAACTACTTATCAAGCATTAAACCAAAAACATTAGTCTTAAATGGCGACATAATTGATGCTTGGCAATTTAGAAAATCATATTTCCCAAAAGCACATTTAAGAGTCATTCAACGCATAATTGGAATGGCATCTAAGGGAACAAAAGTGTATTATATTACTGGAAACCACGACGAAATTCTTCGAAAATTCAGTGATATGAATATGGGAAATTTTGCGTTGGTCGATAAATTAGTTTTAGAACTTGACGACAAAAAAGCGTGGATTTTTCATGGAGACGTTTTTGACGCTTCCGTTCAGCACTCGAAATGGATAGCAAAACTTGGCGGCTTAGGTTATGATTATTTAATTCTTACCAATCGTTTTGCAAATTGGTGTTTGGCTAAACTTGGAAGAGAACCCTATTCGTTTTCTAAAAAAATCAAAGCCAGTGTGAAAAAGGCCGTAAAATTCATTTCAGATTTCGAAACTACCGCAACAGATTTAGCAATCGAAAAAAATTATGATTATGTAATTTGCGGACACATTCACGAACCAAAAATTATTACTAAAGAAAACAAACACGGCTCTACTTTATATCTAAATTCAGGTGATTGGGTCGAAAATCTAACTGCTTTAGAATACCATAAAAAGCGTTGGAAATTGTATTCTTATGCTGAAAGTAATTTTACAGAAGAAGAAAATCTTTTTGAGATGGAAGACATTTTAAGCTCTCAGTTAATTTCATCTATTATTCTAAACAAATAG
- the aroC gene encoding chorismate synthase has protein sequence MAGNSYGTLYKVTTFGESHGEALGGIIDGCPSGIELDLEAIEVEMSRRKPGQSAIVTQRKEPDAVQFLSGIFEGKTTGTPIGFIIPNTNQKSDDYSHIKDNYRPSHADYVYDQKYGFRDYRGGGRSSARETASRVVAGAIAKQMLPEIKINAYVSSVGPIHLDTPYQDLDFSKIESNPVRCPDEKSAAIMEEYIRDIRKQGDTVGGIVSCVIQNVPVGLGEPVFDKLHAELGKAMLSINAVKGFEYGSGFSGSEMKGSEHNDLYNPDGTTKTNLSGGIQGGISNGMDIYFRVAFKPVATIMQTQDSLDNKGNITPMTGKGRHDPCVVPRAVPIVEAMAAIVLADFYLINKTY, from the coding sequence ATGGCAGGAAATAGCTACGGCACCCTATATAAAGTTACTACATTTGGTGAATCTCATGGTGAAGCTTTAGGAGGAATTATTGATGGATGTCCATCAGGAATAGAACTAGATCTGGAAGCAATTGAAGTTGAAATGTCCAGAAGAAAACCAGGACAATCGGCAATTGTAACACAACGTAAAGAACCGGATGCAGTTCAGTTTTTATCTGGTATTTTTGAAGGTAAAACTACCGGAACACCAATTGGTTTTATTATCCCGAATACCAATCAAAAATCAGATGATTATTCACATATAAAAGATAATTACAGACCAAGTCACGCTGATTATGTATACGACCAAAAATATGGTTTTCGTGATTATCGCGGTGGCGGAAGAAGTTCTGCAAGAGAAACTGCAAGTAGAGTAGTAGCCGGTGCAATTGCAAAACAAATGTTGCCGGAGATTAAAATTAATGCTTACGTTTCTTCAGTTGGTCCAATTCATTTGGATACTCCATACCAAGATTTAGATTTTTCGAAAATAGAAAGTAATCCTGTTCGTTGTCCTGATGAAAAATCGGCGGCAATTATGGAAGAATATATTCGTGATATTCGTAAACAAGGAGATACTGTTGGCGGAATCGTTTCTTGTGTAATTCAAAATGTTCCGGTTGGTTTAGGCGAGCCTGTTTTTGATAAATTACATGCTGAGTTAGGAAAAGCAATGCTTTCTATTAATGCCGTAAAAGGTTTTGAATACGGAAGCGGATTTTCTGGTTCTGAAATGAAAGGAAGTGAACACAACGATTTATACAATCCTGACGGAACTACAAAAACAAATCTTTCAGGAGGAATTCAAGGTGGAATAAGTAACGGAATGGATATCTATTTTAGAGTAGCTTTCAAACCAGTTGCGACTATCATGCAAACTCAGGATTCATTAGATAATAAAGGAAATATTACACCAATGACCGGTAAAGGACGTCATGATCCGTGTGTTGTACCTCGCGCAGTGCCAATTGTTGAAGCAATGGCAGCGATTGTTTTGGCTGATTTTTATTTAATCAACAAAACATATTAA
- a CDS encoding dicarboxylate/amino acid:cation symporter, whose protein sequence is MQVTETKKKSFFSGLTGQIIIAMVLGAALGIIIHNSISQEAAVSFSNKIKMLATIFIRLVQMIIAPLVFTTLVVGIAKLGDIKTVGRIGGKALGWFFTASFISLLIGLFYVNLLEPGVGLKLDHVDMAAATEVTAKTKVLSVENFVEHIVPKSIFEAMATNEILQIVIFSIFFGLAAASLGNTVKPIINAFDKASHIVLKMVNYVMNFAPIGVFGAIAGVFAIRDAEELLITYFKFFGSFLVGISTLWVVLIAVGYIFLKGRMTELLRRIVGPLAIAFGTTSSEAVFPKLTEELEDFGVKNKIVAFMLPLGYSFNLDGSMMYMTFASIFIAQFYGVHLDLGTQMAMLLVLMLTSKGIAGVPRASLVIVAATCGMFKIPVEGIALILPIDHFCDMFRSATNVLGNALATSVVGQWEDGKEGNLELEEEN, encoded by the coding sequence ATGCAAGTTACAGAAACCAAAAAGAAATCATTTTTTTCAGGATTAACAGGGCAAATTATAATTGCAATGGTACTTGGAGCGGCTTTGGGAATCATTATTCATAATTCAATTTCGCAAGAAGCGGCAGTATCGTTTAGTAATAAAATAAAAATGCTTGCGACCATTTTTATCCGATTGGTGCAAATGATTATTGCTCCTTTAGTTTTTACAACTCTTGTAGTTGGAATTGCAAAATTGGGAGATATTAAAACCGTTGGAAGAATTGGAGGAAAAGCACTTGGTTGGTTTTTTACAGCTTCTTTTATATCCTTATTAATTGGATTGTTTTATGTGAATCTTTTAGAGCCGGGAGTAGGTTTGAAATTGGATCACGTTGATATGGCGGCAGCTACAGAAGTTACTGCTAAAACAAAAGTCTTGTCTGTTGAGAATTTCGTAGAGCATATTGTTCCTAAAAGTATTTTTGAAGCAATGGCAACCAATGAAATTTTGCAAATCGTAATATTTTCTATCTTTTTTGGATTAGCAGCGGCTTCATTAGGAAACACTGTAAAACCAATTATAAATGCTTTTGATAAAGCATCACATATCGTTTTAAAAATGGTGAATTATGTAATGAACTTTGCTCCAATTGGAGTTTTTGGTGCCATTGCAGGAGTATTTGCTATTAGAGATGCAGAAGAATTATTAATTACATATTTTAAATTCTTCGGATCATTTTTAGTCGGAATCAGTACCTTATGGGTTGTTTTGATTGCTGTAGGTTATATTTTCTTAAAAGGAAGAATGACAGAGTTATTAAGACGTATTGTTGGACCACTGGCAATTGCTTTTGGAACAACAAGTAGTGAAGCTGTTTTTCCTAAATTAACAGAAGAATTAGAAGATTTTGGGGTTAAAAATAAAATTGTAGCATTCATGTTACCGCTTGGATATTCATTTAACCTTGACGGGAGTATGATGTACATGACTTTTGCCAGTATCTTTATCGCTCAGTTTTATGGCGTTCATTTAGATTTAGGAACTCAAATGGCTATGCTTTTGGTTTTAATGTTAACCAGTAAAGGTATTGCAGGTGTCCCAAGAGCGAGTTTAGTAATCGTTGCAGCAACTTGTGGGATGTTTAAAATTCCTGTCGAAGGAATTGCGTTAATCTTACCAATTGATCACTTCTGTGATATGTTTAGAAGTGCTACAAACGTTTTAGGAAATGCTTTGGCAACATCTGTTGTTGGACAATGGGAAGATGGTAAAGAAGGAAACTTAGAATTAGAGGAAGAGAATTAA
- a CDS encoding response regulator, with the protein MNLFSFNLWAQNNLSTEKIDKLILEALSNYRESNYEKSLIISRVALNQSTIAKNDYFIARSYNIIGANYNDLVEYDKAIFFYKKSLLYADKAKNDGFKNMLYNNLGNIYCFEKKQYKQGIYFYKKSIELSAKIKDLSQIYFTNVNLAWAYFDIGNFEKGYPYLSFVNKHQKEVGDDDTVIIINMLNGMYCGYKDDDAKARDYFEKAIKFGNEHVEKLDLSYAHLEYSKFLTKNEDFKEAYANLSAYNKITEQIYNDEKVKKASIAGFNLELDEYKRQIDKIENEKITQYQSLKKSRIIVILFIVISFILLLLIVTLIKNIRFKKRHNLELLKAKEIAEEASMLKTQFISTISHELRTPLYGVVGITNMLLEEHKELSQSQHLSALKFSARYLLSLVNDILQINKIEENKVVLESLTFNISDEITMIKNSLSFLSQKNNNKINVSIDPDIPEYLIGDKLRLAQIIMNLVSNGLKFTKDGEVEIIVNLDGIEGKMYFLDFLIRDNGVGIAAIDQGKIFEKFVQVGRKDEDYQGTGLGLSIVKRLLGLFGSTITLESDIGEGTSFSFMIPFEYDPQKTKTIIEEIEVDLTSNEIYKILIVEDNLINQLVTKKIIEKNNYICNVVDDGFSALKILENETFDLILMDINMPLMNGFETTKRIRLQGIITPVVALTAFDKDEIAEEAISSGINDIIIKPFEPVKLFKIINYLINEAKNGC; encoded by the coding sequence ATGAATTTATTTTCATTTAATTTATGGGCACAGAATAATTTGTCAACAGAAAAAATCGATAAACTTATATTAGAAGCACTTTCGAACTATAGAGAGTCAAATTACGAAAAATCATTAATTATTTCAAGGGTTGCGCTTAATCAATCAACAATTGCTAAAAATGATTATTTTATTGCCCGATCTTACAATATAATCGGTGCCAATTATAATGATTTGGTAGAATATGATAAAGCAATTTTTTTTTATAAAAAAAGCCTTTTATATGCTGATAAAGCCAAAAATGATGGCTTTAAGAATATGCTATATAATAATCTGGGTAATATATATTGCTTTGAAAAGAAACAATACAAACAAGGAATCTATTTTTATAAAAAATCCATCGAACTAAGTGCTAAGATCAAAGATTTGAGCCAAATATATTTTACAAATGTCAATCTCGCGTGGGCTTATTTTGATATTGGTAATTTCGAAAAAGGATATCCCTATTTAAGTTTTGTAAACAAACACCAGAAGGAAGTTGGAGATGATGATACCGTTATAATCATTAATATGTTAAACGGTATGTATTGCGGCTACAAAGATGACGATGCTAAAGCTCGTGATTATTTTGAGAAAGCTATAAAGTTTGGGAATGAGCATGTAGAAAAATTAGATTTGTCATATGCGCATTTAGAGTATTCAAAATTTTTGACTAAAAATGAAGATTTTAAGGAAGCCTATGCCAATTTATCTGCCTATAATAAAATAACGGAACAAATCTATAATGATGAAAAGGTTAAGAAAGCTTCTATTGCAGGTTTTAATCTTGAATTGGATGAGTACAAAAGGCAAATTGATAAAATCGAAAACGAAAAAATAACGCAATATCAAAGTTTAAAAAAATCCAGAATTATTGTTATTCTGTTTATCGTTATTTCTTTTATTTTACTTTTATTAATTGTCACTTTAATAAAAAACATCAGATTTAAGAAAAGGCACAATTTAGAGCTTTTAAAGGCAAAAGAAATTGCAGAAGAGGCTTCGATGCTTAAAACACAATTTATTTCGACTATAAGCCACGAATTGCGTACTCCGTTGTATGGAGTAGTGGGTATAACTAACATGCTTTTGGAAGAACATAAAGAATTGTCGCAAAGTCAGCATTTAAGTGCTTTGAAATTTTCGGCCAGATATTTATTGTCTTTAGTAAATGATATTCTTCAAATCAATAAAATAGAAGAGAACAAAGTCGTTCTGGAGAGTTTGACATTTAATATTTCGGATGAAATTACAATGATAAAAAACTCCTTGTCCTTTTTATCTCAAAAAAACAATAACAAAATTAATGTATCTATAGACCCGGATATTCCTGAATATTTGATTGGAGATAAGTTGAGATTGGCCCAGATTATAATGAATTTAGTAAGTAATGGACTGAAATTTACTAAAGATGGTGAAGTAGAAATCATTGTAAATCTTGACGGAATAGAAGGTAAAATGTATTTTCTGGATTTTCTAATTAGGGATAATGGCGTTGGAATTGCAGCAATTGATCAGGGAAAAATTTTCGAAAAGTTTGTTCAGGTAGGAAGAAAAGATGAAGATTATCAAGGAACCGGTTTAGGACTAAGTATTGTAAAACGATTGTTAGGGCTTTTTGGAAGTACAATAACACTGGAAAGCGATATTGGCGAAGGAACTTCTTTTTCATTTATGATTCCGTTTGAATATGATCCTCAAAAAACGAAAACTATTATCGAAGAAATCGAAGTTGATTTAACTTCAAACGAAATTTATAAGATATTAATTGTTGAAGATAATCTTATTAATCAATTGGTTACTAAGAAAATAATTGAGAAAAATAACTACATCTGTAATGTTGTAGATGATGGTTTTTCGGCACTTAAAATCTTAGAAAATGAAACGTTTGATCTGATCTTAATGGATATAAATATGCCATTAATGAATGGATTTGAAACTACTAAAAGGATTCGTTTGCAGGGTATAATAACGCCTGTTGTAGCGCTTACTGCTTTTGATAAAGATGAAATTGCAGAAGAAGCGATTTCGTCAGGAATAAACGATATTATTATAAAACCATTTGAACCGGTTAAGTTATTTAAAATTATAAATTACTTAATAAACGAAGCAAAAAACGGTTGTTAA
- a CDS encoding DEAD/DEAH box helicase, translating to MLFEDLSLSKSIQKAVFEEGYLNPTPIQEQSIPIVLAGRDLIGCAQTGTGKTAAFAIPIIHQLHRIVGSSKKAKVIRALIVTPTRELAVQIGQSFDTYAKYTNLTQLTIFGGVSQNPQVDTLKQGVDILVATPGRLLDLQKQGFLDLDHLHTLVLDEADQMLDMGFINDVKKIVKLTPKNRQTLLFSATMPIAIRELAEMFLKDPAKVEVSPVSSTAENVEQRVYFVEKTEKRNLLYHLIKNEDLSNVLVFSRTKHGADNVVKALRKKDIPAEAIHGDKSQNARQRVLDAFKNKEVGVLVATDIAARGIDIDQLPFVINFDLPNIPETYVHRIGRTGRAGNGGIAISFCSKDEQPYWKDIQKLIKVDVKTITDHPYPWHSGSPEASAEKPKNSNRSGGAHKSRKSNASKQNKKRWY from the coding sequence ATGTTATTCGAAGATTTATCACTTTCAAAAAGTATACAAAAAGCCGTATTTGAAGAAGGCTACTTAAATCCTACTCCTATTCAGGAACAATCAATTCCGATTGTTTTGGCTGGACGAGATTTAATCGGTTGCGCACAAACAGGTACAGGAAAAACGGCCGCTTTTGCCATTCCAATCATACATCAATTACACCGAATTGTTGGTTCTTCTAAAAAAGCCAAAGTAATTCGTGCTCTTATAGTAACTCCAACACGTGAATTAGCGGTGCAAATTGGTCAAAGTTTTGACACTTATGCAAAATATACCAACTTAACACAATTAACGATTTTTGGAGGTGTTTCGCAAAACCCGCAAGTAGATACCTTAAAACAAGGTGTTGATATTCTGGTTGCAACTCCGGGAAGATTACTTGATTTACAAAAACAGGGTTTTCTTGATCTGGATCATTTACACACTTTGGTTTTAGATGAAGCAGATCAAATGCTGGATATGGGTTTTATAAACGATGTAAAAAAGATCGTAAAACTAACTCCTAAAAACCGTCAAACGCTATTATTTTCAGCTACAATGCCAATTGCAATTCGTGAATTGGCAGAAATGTTCCTGAAAGATCCTGCAAAAGTTGAAGTTTCTCCGGTATCATCTACTGCCGAAAATGTTGAACAACGTGTTTATTTTGTTGAAAAAACAGAGAAAAGAAATTTATTATATCATTTAATAAAAAACGAAGATTTATCGAATGTTTTGGTTTTTTCGAGAACTAAACATGGTGCAGATAATGTTGTAAAAGCACTTCGTAAAAAAGATATTCCTGCTGAAGCAATTCACGGAGACAAATCTCAAAATGCAAGACAACGCGTTTTAGATGCTTTCAAAAATAAAGAAGTTGGTGTTCTTGTAGCAACCGATATTGCAGCGAGAGGTATTGATATTGACCAATTACCATTTGTAATTAACTTTGATTTACCTAATATTCCTGAAACTTATGTTCATAGAATTGGACGTACAGGACGTGCAGGAAACGGAGGAATTGCAATCTCTTTTTGTAGTAAAGACGAACAACCTTACTGGAAAGACATTCAAAAATTGATAAAAGTTGATGTAAAAACAATTACAGATCATCCTTATCCATGGCATTCCGGAAGCCCTGAAGCATCGGCTGAAAAACCTAAAAATTCAAACCGAAGCGGTGGTGCTCATAAATCAAGGAAATCAAACGCTTCTAAACAAAATAAAAAACGCTGGTATTAA
- a CDS encoding formimidoylglutamase, with protein sequence MEKLIPFTVNDLAKVTNHRSGEIKFGEKMIVIPKGVDKLTFLKESEAKYVLLGIPEDIGVRANFGRPGAASAWESAIKSIANIQHNRFSKGSQIIVLGQINVLEEMRDVENLDFNDIDDRSKLSQLVEKIDKEVSHIIFTIVKAGKTPIIIGGGHNNAYGNIKGSALAKGKPINAINFDAHSDFRILEGRHSGNGFSYAYEEGFLKKYFIFGLHENYTSKSVLDIIKKLEDRVRYNTYDSVNIRKEKDFDREMALALEFIRTDSFGIEIDLDAIPNIASSAMTISGFSVEELRQFISFFGSHRNATYLHICEGAPDLADSPNNNLIGKLIGYLVTDFIKANNEKE encoded by the coding sequence ATGGAGAAACTAATTCCTTTTACTGTAAATGATTTAGCAAAAGTCACAAATCATAGAAGTGGTGAAATAAAATTTGGAGAGAAAATGATTGTCATTCCCAAAGGAGTCGACAAACTTACTTTCCTTAAAGAAAGTGAAGCTAAATATGTGCTTTTGGGAATCCCGGAAGACATCGGTGTGCGCGCTAACTTCGGTAGACCCGGAGCGGCTTCTGCATGGGAAAGCGCCATTAAAAGTATTGCTAATATTCAGCACAATCGTTTTTCAAAAGGCAGTCAGATTATTGTTTTAGGACAAATTAATGTACTGGAAGAAATGCGTGATGTCGAAAATCTTGATTTCAATGATATCGACGATCGATCAAAACTAAGTCAGTTAGTAGAAAAAATAGATAAAGAAGTTTCTCATATTATTTTCACCATTGTAAAAGCAGGAAAAACTCCAATTATCATCGGCGGAGGCCACAATAACGCCTACGGAAACATAAAAGGTTCGGCTTTAGCCAAAGGAAAACCAATCAATGCGATTAATTTTGATGCCCATTCTGATTTTAGAATTTTAGAAGGACGTCACAGCGGAAACGGTTTTTCTTATGCTTATGAAGAAGGTTTCCTAAAAAAATACTTCATCTTCGGTTTACACGAAAATTACACTTCAAAAAGCGTCTTAGATATCATCAAAAAACTAGAAGATCGTGTTCGCTACAATACTTATGACAGCGTAAATATTCGTAAAGAAAAAGATTTTGACAGAGAAATGGCTTTGGCTTTAGAATTTATCAGAACTGATTCTTTTGGAATTGAAATTGATTTGGATGCAATTCCAAACATTGCGAGCAGCGCGATGACAATTAGCGGATTTTCGGTAGAAGAATTAAGACAATTTATTTCCTTTTTCGGATCACATAGAAATGCTACTTATTTGCATATTTGCGAAGGTGCACCAGATTTAGCAGATTCTCCGAACAACAATTTAATTGGAAAATTAATTGGTTATTTAGTAACGGATTTCATTAAAGCCAATAATGAAAAAGAATAA